Sequence from the uncultured Flavobacterium sp. genome:
GGTTTCTCTTGAGTTGCTAAGTTTCTAAGGAACTAAGTTGCTAAGTTTTTTTAATTCAAAAAAGACATTAACAATTAATAATCAACAATTATTTACGGATTACTTTTACTTGTGAATCATTTGTCAATTTGATAATTGTCGAAGGTTTTCCTCCAATTCTATCCTGATTTAATTTTACTACATAATCAACACCTTTTATGATTTCGGGATTAATATCTTTGAAAGCAATAGGTGTAGGCTGTCCTGAAATATTAGCCGAAGTTGAAACTAAAGGCTTTTTCATTCGCTCTAATAATTTAAAGCAAAACGGTTCTTTTACGATACGAACGGCAAGAGAATTATCTGCAGCGATAATATTTTTGGCCACATTTCTTGGTTCGTCTAAAATTAAAGTGGTTGGTTTTTCAGATAAATCTAAAATTTGCCACGCCACTTCAGGAATGTTTTTGAACACATTATACATCATTTTTTCGCCGTTCATCAATACAATCATGCTTTGAGTTTCGGCACGTTGTTTCAATTTGTATATTTTGGCAACAGCTTCTGGATTTGTGGCGTCACAGCCAATTCCCCAAACGGTATCAGTAGGATACAGAATGATTCCGCCTTCTTTAATGACTTCGTAAGCGTTGATTATTTCTTCGTTCATTTTAAAAATCTTTGATAGGTAATTATAATGCAAATATAATGCTTCTGTTTCTTTGATAAACTAAAATAGAAGTTTAAGATTTTATATTTGGTATTGTAAGAATAATTTGTGTTTTTTAGTAGTAATGAAGTTAAAAAAATGTAGTATAATCATTATATTAAGATATGCAAATAAAATTTACATAAAAATATTCCTATGTTTGTTGTTGAATTTATACGTTTAATTTTAACTTAAAACCCAAAAATGAAAAAATTATTACTTAGTATTTTAATTGCCAGTTCATTACTTTCATGTAGTAACGATGAACAAAGTGTAGTTTCTAATGAGACTGCAAACACTAATAAAAAAGAACTTTTTATTAGAAATACAGATGGAAAAATTGTTGAAGAACTTCCAACAGAAATTTATAATAAAATAATTTCTGACTTTAGAAAAAGTAATGATTTAGAAAAAATAGAGATATTAAACTCTGAATATAAGAATAATAATGGAGTAACAAAGCTTATTTCTACTGTGTCAAAAACAGCAAAGAGTAGTTTGACTGGAAAAACTGAAGCAGCAATAACGTTTCAATATAAAGCACATATTAGTTCTTATAATTATAAAGATTATCGCGGAATAGAGACTAGTAATCAAGGTGGATGGCAAATGTGGACTGATTTAGGAAAAGAAGCTGGAACTACTGGATATAGTGCCAGATTAGAGGCGTTACAGTTTACTTCTCAAGTTTATATCAATGGCTTTCAGGCAAGAGCTTACGTTCAAAATTCTGGATGGTTGCCTTATGTTGGTTTTGGAGAAACTGTAGGAACTACAGGAAGATCATTAAGAATGGAAGCTTTACAGATATTTGTTCCAAGTACTTTTGCTACTAATGTTTATTATCAAGTTTATGTTCAAAATATTGGATGGATGCCTAGTGTAAATAACGGAGAAGTTGCAGGAACAATGGGACAATCTCTTAGAATTGAAGCATTTAAAATGTATATGTTTATTGTGATTTAATCTTTACGATTTAAAAATAATAAAACTTAGTTATAAATAAAAAGGGCAATTTTCAATTGAAAATTGCCCTTTTTTAATGATTTGTATCGTTTGGAATTCTATAAATCTATTATTTTATAAGATGGAACTCCTTTAATTTTAAATTTGTGGTGATACATATAAAGGTTAATCAGTCTTTCTGAAATAAAACCAAAAATTCTGGCTTGATATGCGTCTTCCGGAATCGTAATTCTGGATTCAAGGTCAAAAAGAATAGAAAACAACCAAGTGTAATAAGCGTCAAATTTTTCTTTAGAAGAAATCATCATATTTCCAATGTGAAAAGTTGTTCCTTCGTCTAAAAATGTAACAATACTATCTTTGTATTCCGGATATTTTTCCAGAATTATCTTTTTAGTCAAATCCCAATCTTCCGGACGGTGATCATCGCAATAGTTTTTAGTCAAAGTAGTGTCTTTGAATGTATACGGTTTGCACATAATCACATCATATTCTGAAAGAACAGACGCTATTTTTTGCTCTAATTTATCAGAAGGAGTTTTGTATAATTTGGTATTTTTAAAATCTTCGGTTTTGATTTTTTTCTGTGCCGAAGGTTTAAGATTATACCAGTCATTATAAAAATTCAAGTATCTTCTATAATGGCAAATACCAACATAATCAGCATCTTTTACGTTTTTCCATAT
This genomic interval carries:
- a CDS encoding L-threonylcarbamoyladenylate synthase translates to MNEEIINAYEVIKEGGIILYPTDTVWGIGCDATNPEAVAKIYKLKQRAETQSMIVLMNGEKMMYNVFKNIPEVAWQILDLSEKPTTLILDEPRNVAKNIIAADNSLAVRIVKEPFCFKLLERMKKPLVSTSANISGQPTPIAFKDINPEIIKGVDYVVKLNQDRIGGKPSTIIKLTNDSQVKVIRK
- a CDS encoding DUF4422 domain-containing protein; protein product: MTKIFVVTHKEDPLLANDVLVPIQVGTNEPITATILRDNTLDNIAAKNGNYCELTAAYWIWKNVKDADYVGICHYRRYLNFYNDWYNLKPSAQKKIKTEDFKNTKLYKTPSDKLEQKIASVLSEYDVIMCKPYTFKDTTLTKNYCDDHRPEDWDLTKKIILEKYPEYKDSIVTFLDEGTTFHIGNMMISSKEKFDAYYTWLFSILFDLESRITIPEDAYQARIFGFISERLINLYMYHHKFKIKGVPSYKIIDL